One window of Dyadobacter sandarakinus genomic DNA carries:
- a CDS encoding PepSY-associated TM helix domain-containing protein, which translates to MDPRKYNIYFHTHTISGIIIAAILYVIFFAGSFSFFKDDISAWQKGKSIVARKPVPGFNNLIDSLSHKYNLQGRSFDFYIQRQGQGAYVSMTASADTTISKPKPKPKGEVKRRGRGRRGGDDDSAYFLYSFADQKAAGDYADAYDMGEFLYRLHFLAQLNQVFPFNIGTPVGYLIAGIVSFLFLFALITGLLLHWDKIRSSFFLFRPMSKWKTVWTDMHTVLGVIGFPFQFVFALTGVILIVNWVILTPAANVLYDGNTEKMYESLEFGRSIKADYTYTPMKGSFDMDAFVAQWSSRWPGSQVTRVHIANYQDESMQVSLEAKPNPEANFAGSGFVHVQVASGKILAEKSPVADASYIDGVKSLVYHLHFGDFGGKPLRIVFFILGLMGCAVIISGILIWLVARDKVSTEKRKRTFNFWASNVFLAACLSMLPVTAFTLIMLKVLPKVDQAAIYHTYFYSWLALSTYFIVRRSFPLMNRQALLLSAVLCLTVPVANGMATGLWMWATWQQGAFDIFFIDALFLVLSVCCAFAWKRVRSEARPFRILDQKNDQAGTPAKPAPSRIPSATTKI; encoded by the coding sequence ATGGATCCTAGGAAATATAATATTTACTTCCATACGCATACGATCAGCGGGATTATCATTGCCGCAATCCTGTATGTGATCTTCTTTGCCGGCTCGTTTTCTTTTTTTAAAGATGATATCTCAGCCTGGCAAAAAGGTAAGTCGATCGTAGCGCGGAAACCCGTTCCCGGATTCAACAACCTGATTGACTCTCTCTCGCACAAGTACAACCTTCAGGGCCGCAGCTTCGACTTTTATATCCAGCGGCAGGGACAGGGAGCTTATGTGAGCATGACGGCCTCTGCGGATACAACCATCAGCAAGCCCAAACCAAAGCCGAAAGGAGAAGTGAAAAGGAGAGGACGCGGCAGAAGAGGCGGCGACGATGATTCGGCTTACTTTCTTTACAGCTTCGCCGACCAGAAAGCGGCCGGTGACTATGCGGATGCATATGATATGGGCGAATTCCTGTACCGCCTGCATTTCCTGGCCCAGCTCAACCAGGTATTTCCTTTCAATATCGGTACGCCGGTCGGTTACCTTATTGCAGGCATTGTTTCGTTCCTGTTCCTGTTTGCATTAATTACCGGTTTGCTCCTGCATTGGGACAAGATCAGGTCCAGCTTCTTCCTTTTCAGGCCCATGAGCAAGTGGAAAACAGTCTGGACAGACATGCATACTGTGCTGGGCGTCATCGGGTTTCCGTTCCAGTTTGTGTTTGCATTGACCGGCGTGATCCTGATCGTAAACTGGGTGATCCTAACGCCGGCTGCGAATGTGCTTTATGACGGGAATACAGAGAAAATGTACGAAAGCCTGGAATTTGGACGGTCGATTAAAGCAGACTATACTTACACACCCATGAAGGGCAGCTTTGATATGGACGCATTTGTGGCGCAATGGAGCAGCCGGTGGCCGGGAAGCCAGGTTACCCGCGTGCACATTGCCAATTACCAGGATGAAAGCATGCAGGTGAGTTTGGAGGCCAAGCCCAATCCTGAGGCCAACTTTGCAGGCTCCGGCTTTGTACATGTGCAGGTTGCCAGTGGTAAAATCCTGGCGGAAAAGTCACCGGTAGCAGATGCCAGCTACATCGACGGTGTGAAAAGCCTCGTGTACCACCTGCACTTTGGCGATTTCGGCGGAAAGCCGCTGCGGATTGTATTCTTTATTCTGGGTCTGATGGGCTGCGCGGTGATTATTTCGGGTATCCTGATCTGGCTGGTAGCCCGTGACAAGGTAAGTACTGAAAAACGCAAGCGAACCTTCAACTTCTGGGCGAGCAACGTATTCCTGGCGGCTTGCCTGAGCATGCTGCCCGTCACGGCATTTACCTTGATCATGCTGAAAGTGCTGCCCAAAGTAGACCAGGCGGCTATTTACCATACTTATTTTTACAGCTGGCTTGCGTTGTCCACATACTTTATAGTCCGCCGGAGTTTCCCGCTCATGAACCGCCAGGCACTCCTGCTGTCCGCTGTGCTGTGCCTGACCGTGCCGGTGGCCAATGGTATGGCAACCGGTCTCTGGATGTGGGCCACCTGGCAGCAGGGTGCATTCGATATCTTCTTCATTGATGCATTGTTCCTGGTACTATCGGTATGCTGTGCTTTTGCCTGGAAGCGCGTCCGGTCGGAAGCCAGGCCTTTTCGGATTTTGGATCAAAAAAATGATCAGGCGGGTACACCTGCCAAGCCGGCCCCGTCCCGCATCCCATCTGCAACCACGAAAATCTAG
- a CDS encoding helix-turn-helix domain-containing protein, which yields MSYIKSGTKQALDEETMNLQDYPLHDLGEAFFAMTTIEDADGYFFKGLHRHDFYELLWFTDVGPGQLHSIDFRDHPIARNQVFLLLPGQVHSLEQLNKRGFLMAMSGEFFERVIGNDMFRFPGYSGNFSIVIPDQGLAVLHTITGLIRTEYAGAARPVILESYLRSWVLHCIELYKESSIPQSDPRLQALGELIEAHYRKQRRAEFYAKKLSISAKRLNELTRESFGKTISQMINDRLILEAKREIGCIDKPIKEISYELGFSEPAYFTRFFGKQTGYAPQDFRKRIMALDH from the coding sequence ATGAGCTATATAAAATCCGGTACGAAGCAGGCACTTGACGAAGAAACTATGAATTTGCAGGACTACCCGCTCCATGATTTGGGCGAGGCATTTTTTGCAATGACCACCATTGAGGATGCCGACGGGTACTTCTTCAAAGGGCTGCACCGCCACGATTTTTATGAACTCCTCTGGTTTACGGATGTGGGTCCCGGCCAGCTGCATTCCATTGATTTCAGGGATCATCCCATTGCCCGCAACCAGGTGTTCCTGCTTTTGCCGGGCCAGGTACACAGTCTTGAGCAGCTCAACAAGCGCGGCTTTCTGATGGCCATGTCGGGTGAGTTTTTTGAAAGGGTGATCGGAAATGACATGTTCAGGTTTCCGGGCTATTCCGGCAATTTCAGCATTGTGATCCCGGATCAGGGGCTGGCTGTGCTGCATACGATTACCGGGCTGATCAGGACCGAGTATGCCGGCGCCGCACGCCCGGTTATTCTTGAATCTTACCTGCGCAGCTGGGTGCTGCATTGCATTGAGCTGTATAAGGAAAGCAGCATTCCCCAAAGTGATCCCCGTCTGCAGGCATTGGGCGAGTTGATTGAAGCACACTACCGGAAGCAGCGCCGGGCGGAGTTTTATGCTAAAAAGCTGTCCATCAGCGCCAAGCGCCTCAATGAACTTACCAGGGAATCTTTTGGCAAAACCATCAGTCAGATGATCAATGACCGGCTCATTCTCGAAGCCAAACGGGAGATCGGGTGCATTGATAAGCCCATCAAGGAAATCAGCTATGAGCTGGGGTTTTCGGAGCCGGCATACTTCACCCGCTTTTTCGGCAAGCAAACCGGCTATGCACCGCAGGACTTCAGAAAGCGGATCATGGCTTTGGACCACTAG
- a CDS encoding DUF4374 domain-containing protein, translating into MKKAYLKWFFVAGMGLFLGACSEDSPSGTTPDPEPGTTSRYVVASAPIGSQGVADYLLTTSDLTQGTISTVGQGIEQDGSYRYYLTHKNKFFSLLYGQGNPGAVTTYTLDEKGALVKTSDFQAETVQVFTTAGDDILTIKVPRSGNESASWFRINADQSKIVSEGQVNIVQLAGNGERSHFTWATQVGDKVFAPYMSIKGAAPDVFGTAYPDSSWIAVFSYPGMTYEKTIKDNRTSFIGSYFNNGLAVDESGDVYGFSPASATRAGVASSTKPSAFLRIRKGTTEFDKSYFFNVQEKSGGYKIANQTYLGSGKILLYMYGTVNTATGNKRLAIADLYNQTFTWVTGAPESIPSSSASYNNNTVSDDKKSVYVGINSEAGSWIYTIDIATATAKQGLKVEGGAITAVVKVK; encoded by the coding sequence ATGAAAAAGGCATACCTGAAATGGTTTTTTGTGGCAGGCATGGGCTTGTTCCTGGGCGCATGCAGTGAAGACAGTCCCTCCGGCACCACGCCCGATCCTGAGCCGGGCACCACCTCGCGCTACGTGGTAGCCTCCGCACCCATCGGTTCGCAGGGCGTCGCAGATTACCTCCTCACCACCAGTGACCTCACGCAGGGAACCATCAGCACGGTAGGGCAGGGCATTGAGCAGGACGGTTCGTACCGGTATTATCTCACGCATAAAAACAAGTTTTTCAGCCTGCTGTATGGCCAGGGAAATCCCGGCGCAGTGACGACCTATACCCTGGATGAAAAAGGGGCTCTGGTAAAAACGTCCGATTTCCAGGCCGAAACCGTGCAGGTATTTACCACGGCCGGGGACGATATCCTGACCATCAAAGTGCCCCGCAGCGGCAATGAGAGTGCATCCTGGTTCCGCATCAATGCAGACCAGTCCAAGATTGTTTCCGAAGGCCAGGTGAATATTGTGCAGCTCGCGGGCAATGGCGAACGTTCGCATTTTACCTGGGCCACACAGGTGGGCGACAAGGTTTTTGCACCTTATATGAGCATCAAAGGTGCCGCACCCGATGTGTTTGGGACGGCTTACCCGGACAGCAGCTGGATCGCGGTATTTTCCTACCCGGGTATGACCTATGAGAAAACCATCAAAGACAACCGCACCAGCTTCATCGGCTCGTACTTCAACAATGGTCTGGCGGTGGATGAAAGCGGCGACGTATATGGATTTTCGCCGGCCTCGGCTACCAGGGCTGGTGTAGCCTCGTCTACCAAGCCTTCAGCATTTTTGCGTATCAGGAAAGGTACCACCGAGTTTGACAAGAGCTACTTCTTTAATGTTCAGGAAAAATCAGGCGGGTACAAGATCGCCAATCAGACTTACCTGGGCAGCGGTAAAATCCTGCTGTACATGTATGGTACTGTAAATACCGCGACCGGCAACAAGCGGCTGGCCATTGCAGACCTTTATAACCAGACATTTACCTGGGTAACCGGCGCACCGGAGTCTATCCCGTCCTCATCTGCATCGTACAATAACAATACGGTGAGTGACGACAAGAAAAGCGTTTACGTCGGGATCAACTCCGAAGCAGGCAGCTGGATCTATACAATTGATATCGCCACGGCCACAGCCAAGCAGGGGTTGAAAGTGGAAGGCGGCGCAATTACCGCTGTCGTGAAGGTTAAGTAA